From Cellulosimicrobium sp. ES-005, one genomic window encodes:
- a CDS encoding YgjP-like metallopeptidase domain-containing protein, whose protein sequence is MVRETIVEVRRSRRRKSTVSAYRDGERTIVAIPARFTRAQEREWVQRMLDRLADSERRRRPSDDELERRAVELSEKYLDGRAHPTSVRWSGNQDRRWGSCTLIDGTIRISTRVRGMPSWVLDYVLLHELAHLLHAGHGPGFWKLLESYPRTDRARGFLEGFSFARDAELEPDGDEPGAPEGDAGLAADGSSGTP, encoded by the coding sequence GTGGTCCGGGAGACGATCGTGGAGGTTCGGCGCAGCCGCCGACGCAAGAGCACGGTGAGCGCCTACCGCGACGGCGAGCGCACCATCGTGGCGATCCCGGCGCGCTTCACCCGCGCGCAGGAGCGGGAGTGGGTCCAGCGCATGCTCGACCGCCTGGCCGACTCCGAGCGGCGGCGACGCCCCTCCGACGACGAGCTCGAGCGCCGCGCCGTCGAGCTGTCCGAGAAGTACCTCGACGGCCGCGCGCACCCGACGAGCGTGCGCTGGTCCGGGAACCAGGACCGGCGGTGGGGGTCGTGCACCCTCATCGACGGGACGATCCGCATCTCGACCCGCGTGCGGGGGATGCCCTCGTGGGTGCTCGACTACGTGCTGCTGCACGAGCTCGCCCACCTGCTCCACGCCGGCCACGGCCCGGGGTTCTGGAAGCTGCTCGAGTCGTACCCGCGGACGGACCGGGCGCGCGGCTTCCTGGAGGGCTTCTCGTTCGCGCGGGACGCGGAGCTCGAGCCCGACGGCGACGAGCCCGGCGCCCCCGAGGGAGACGCCGGGCTCGCGGCCGACGGGTCGTCCGGCACCCCCTGA
- a CDS encoding nucleoside-diphosphate sugar epimerase yields the protein MRPPGEPVVVVGVGQVAGAVRRGLGAADASPVDPEGWPDGARRLVVVAPAGEFGAPRARTDAEQRARLALLGRRAGEAAVAAGIEHVVAVTSAAVHGATPGRAVIEDDDPVAVDDGPGFAGDVAAFEDALREAVGGVPLGLVRPTVVVGPGIDTLLTRHFEAPRLLTVRGGERTWHLVHVEDVVAAVRVAVDGGLVGGLTAGPLRDGLPDALDSETVAAAAGLRTVQLPPATAFGAAERLHRVGVLPSPASDLAFVVHPWSVAAGRLHDAGWTPAWSGAAALEVLLAEVRGRVGVAGLRFGGRDAAALGAAGAAVAVLGTAAVWRQARSRRP from the coding sequence GTGAGGCCGCCGGGAGAGCCCGTCGTGGTCGTCGGCGTCGGGCAGGTCGCCGGCGCGGTACGTCGCGGGCTGGGCGCCGCCGACGCGTCGCCCGTCGACCCCGAGGGGTGGCCCGACGGCGCGCGCCGGCTCGTCGTGGTCGCCCCGGCGGGGGAGTTCGGGGCGCCGCGCGCGAGGACCGACGCCGAGCAGCGCGCCCGGCTGGCGCTCCTCGGGAGGCGCGCGGGCGAGGCCGCGGTCGCGGCGGGGATCGAGCACGTCGTCGCCGTGACGTCGGCCGCGGTGCACGGGGCGACGCCCGGTCGCGCGGTGATCGAGGACGACGACCCGGTCGCCGTCGACGACGGACCGGGGTTCGCGGGGGACGTGGCCGCGTTCGAGGACGCGCTGCGCGAGGCGGTGGGCGGGGTGCCGCTCGGGCTCGTGCGGCCGACCGTCGTCGTCGGGCCGGGGATCGACACGCTCCTCACGCGGCACTTCGAGGCCCCGCGTCTGCTCACCGTCCGCGGCGGGGAGCGCACGTGGCACCTCGTGCACGTCGAGGACGTCGTCGCCGCGGTGCGCGTCGCGGTCGACGGTGGGCTCGTCGGCGGTCTGACGGCCGGCCCGCTGCGCGACGGGCTGCCCGACGCGCTGGACTCCGAGACGGTGGCGGCGGCGGCCGGCCTGCGCACGGTGCAGCTCCCGCCCGCGACCGCGTTCGGCGCCGCCGAGCGGCTGCACCGCGTCGGGGTGCTGCCGTCGCCGGCGAGCGACCTCGCGTTCGTCGTGCACCCGTGGTCGGTCGCGGCCGGGCGCCTGCACGACGCCGGGTGGACGCCGGCCTGGTCGGGCGCGGCGGCGCTGGAGGTGCTGCTCGCGGAGGTGCGCGGCCGGGTGGGCGTCGCGGGGCTCCGGTTCGGCGGTCGTGACGCGGCGGCCCTCGGCGCCGCGGGAGCGGCGGTCGCGGTCCTGGGGACCGCGGCGGTCTGGCGTCAGGCGCGGTCGCGCCGCCCCTGA
- a CDS encoding ThiF family adenylyltransferase has protein sequence MQRRRVLRPEAPLLRRGPGEVQVGTDPRWSVRLAGLEPGEEEWLRALASPAARRPDGDAAGPPTAPGRRAALVRLLEEAHLLVPARRRRPVSPAPGNGAADVGVLSALRPDGAGHRVLASRARATVAVVGLGRVGAALAAHLATAGVGTVVLEDRGTVLATDVGVGAYRLRDVGTPRETAVRRLVEEVAPGVVVTAGTGAGAGAPVDDRVTGARGRVPDVVVVVEHGAADPERVGRLVGEGVAHLSVVVREADVVVGPFVRPGLDPCLTCVDLHHADADPCWPQLARQLRDGRVRAAEESSLAASAAAVALGQVLAALDGLVPRAATARIEIPAPDAVPRLRETGRHPRCGCDELARTPPDGASLTMSGRRRGAD, from the coding sequence GTGCAGCGACGACGCGTGCTACGGCCCGAGGCCCCGCTGCTGCGGCGCGGCCCGGGCGAGGTGCAGGTCGGCACCGACCCACGGTGGTCGGTCCGGCTCGCCGGGCTCGAGCCCGGCGAGGAGGAGTGGCTGCGCGCGCTCGCGTCGCCGGCGGCCCGGCGTCCCGACGGGGACGCGGCCGGCCCGCCCACGGCGCCCGGCCGGCGCGCCGCGCTCGTCCGGCTCCTCGAGGAGGCGCACCTGCTCGTCCCCGCCCGTCGGCGACGCCCCGTCTCGCCCGCCCCGGGGAACGGCGCGGCGGACGTGGGCGTGCTCTCGGCGCTGCGGCCCGACGGCGCGGGGCACCGGGTCCTCGCGTCCCGCGCCCGGGCGACCGTCGCCGTCGTCGGGCTGGGGCGGGTCGGGGCCGCGCTCGCCGCGCACCTCGCGACGGCCGGGGTGGGCACGGTCGTCCTGGAGGACCGCGGCACGGTCCTCGCCACGGACGTCGGGGTGGGCGCGTACCGGCTGCGCGACGTCGGGACGCCCCGCGAGACCGCGGTGCGGCGGCTCGTCGAGGAGGTGGCGCCCGGGGTCGTCGTCACCGCGGGCACAGGCGCGGGCGCCGGCGCCCCGGTTGACGACCGGGTGACGGGAGCACGGGGCCGGGTCCCGGACGTCGTGGTCGTGGTCGAGCACGGCGCGGCGGACCCGGAGCGGGTCGGGCGGCTCGTGGGAGAGGGGGTGGCGCACCTGTCGGTCGTGGTGCGCGAGGCCGACGTCGTCGTCGGACCGTTCGTCCGGCCGGGCCTCGACCCGTGCCTGACGTGCGTGGACCTGCACCACGCCGACGCGGACCCGTGCTGGCCGCAGCTGGCGCGGCAGCTGCGCGACGGGCGCGTGCGCGCGGCCGAGGAGTCGTCGCTCGCGGCCTCGGCGGCCGCGGTCGCGCTCGGTCAGGTCCTGGCAGCCCTGGACGGGCTGGTGCCCCGCGCAGCCACGGCCCGCATCGAGATCCCTGCTCCCGATGCGGTGCCGCGGCTGCGCGAGACGGGTCGCCACCCGCGCTGCGGGTGCGACGAGCTGGCGCGCACGCCCCCGGACGGGGCGTCGCTCACCATGTCAGGCCGCCGTCGAGGCGCCGACTGA
- a CDS encoding zinc-dependent metalloprotease, which translates to MSSLPPDRTPGPDDDTPFDPRFEELLRSMLGPDADEALRELRARGLDPQALAAGGAADPQLFQHVLAQVQRLLSTPSDGPVNTDVSHDVARQVAVAEGDPSVTAAQQRAVTESLSVAELWLDAVTDLPPSGGRAQAWSRSEWVEHTLPAWNELVAPVAASVADALATVLRDQLPEGLGEDPSALPGVGFTLPGQVPGLPAGALGMPGDPAALMQRLGAAVFGMQVGQAAGTLSREVFGATDVGLPLLDQPGTVLLPTNVEAFAEGLDAPADEVRLFLALREAAHARLFTHVSWLRGHLRSLVDAYARGITIDLSALESQLSDVDLTDTGALQRALSGGVFGLQNTPEQQATLLRLETTLALVEGWVDEVTAAAALPHLPHAVPLREMLRRRRAAGGPAEHTFATLVGLELRPRRSRDAAALWALIAAQSGPSARDGVWDHPDLLPDATDLDDPAGYESRRAVTRIEEADVDRALEEIFRAAEGTGDAEPPSSTADGASTDDTTDDGPTDAGSGER; encoded by the coding sequence ATGAGCAGCCTTCCCCCCGACCGCACGCCCGGACCGGACGACGACACGCCCTTCGACCCGCGGTTCGAGGAGCTGCTCCGCTCGATGCTCGGACCCGACGCGGACGAGGCGCTGCGCGAGCTGCGCGCCCGCGGCCTCGACCCCCAGGCGCTCGCCGCCGGGGGCGCGGCGGACCCCCAGCTCTTCCAGCACGTCCTCGCGCAGGTCCAGCGGCTCCTGTCGACGCCGAGCGACGGCCCGGTGAACACGGACGTCTCGCACGACGTCGCCCGCCAGGTCGCCGTCGCCGAGGGCGACCCCTCCGTCACGGCGGCGCAGCAGCGCGCCGTGACGGAGTCGTTGTCCGTGGCCGAGCTGTGGCTCGACGCCGTCACCGACCTCCCGCCGTCGGGCGGACGTGCCCAGGCCTGGAGCCGGTCCGAGTGGGTCGAGCACACGCTCCCGGCGTGGAACGAGCTCGTCGCGCCCGTCGCGGCGTCGGTGGCCGACGCGCTCGCGACGGTCCTGCGCGACCAGCTCCCGGAGGGCCTCGGCGAGGACCCGTCGGCGCTGCCCGGGGTCGGGTTCACGCTCCCGGGCCAGGTGCCCGGGCTCCCCGCCGGCGCGCTCGGGATGCCGGGCGACCCCGCGGCGCTCATGCAGCGCCTCGGCGCGGCCGTCTTCGGCATGCAGGTGGGCCAGGCGGCGGGGACGCTGTCGCGCGAGGTCTTCGGGGCCACCGACGTCGGGCTGCCGCTGCTCGACCAGCCCGGGACGGTCCTCCTGCCGACGAACGTCGAGGCGTTCGCCGAGGGGCTGGACGCCCCCGCGGACGAGGTCCGCCTGTTCCTCGCGCTCCGCGAGGCGGCCCACGCGCGCCTCTTCACGCACGTCTCGTGGCTGCGCGGGCACCTGCGCAGCCTGGTCGATGCGTACGCGCGCGGCATCACCATCGACCTGTCCGCGCTCGAGTCGCAGCTCTCCGACGTCGACCTCACCGACACGGGCGCCCTCCAGCGCGCCCTGTCCGGCGGCGTCTTCGGGCTCCAGAACACTCCCGAGCAGCAGGCCACGCTCCTGCGGCTCGAGACGACGCTCGCGCTCGTCGAGGGCTGGGTCGACGAGGTGACGGCAGCCGCGGCCCTCCCCCACCTGCCGCACGCGGTCCCGCTGCGCGAGATGCTGCGCCGCCGGCGTGCCGCGGGCGGTCCCGCCGAGCACACGTTCGCGACCCTGGTCGGGCTGGAGCTGCGTCCCCGTCGCTCGCGCGACGCGGCGGCCCTGTGGGCGCTCATCGCCGCGCAGTCCGGCCCGAGCGCCCGCGACGGCGTCTGGGACCACCCCGACCTCCTGCCCGACGCGACCGACCTCGACGACCCCGCGGGCTACGAGAGCCGGCGTGCCGTGACCCGCATCGAGGAGGCCGACGTCGACCGCGCGCTCGAGGAGATCTTCCGCGCCGCCGAGGGGACGGGGGACGCCGAGCCCCCGAGCAGCACGGCGGACGGCGCGTCGACGGACGACACGACCGACGACGGGCCGACGGACGCGGGTAGCGGCGAGCGCTGA
- a CDS encoding WhiB family transcriptional regulator has product MATPLGEQDSAEFDRLLAGLLPCRTNDPELWFAERSAEVEEAKALCRTCPLVEGCLAGAIERREPWGVWGGEVFVDGVVVARKRGRGRPSKAEVLAREAERQAQEASRVEAGASVGASTAA; this is encoded by the coding sequence CTGGCCACGCCCCTCGGCGAGCAGGACTCCGCGGAGTTCGACCGCCTCCTCGCGGGCCTGCTGCCCTGCCGCACCAACGACCCGGAGCTCTGGTTCGCCGAGCGGTCCGCCGAGGTCGAGGAGGCCAAGGCCCTGTGCCGCACGTGCCCCCTCGTCGAGGGCTGCCTCGCCGGCGCGATCGAGCGCCGCGAGCCCTGGGGCGTCTGGGGCGGCGAGGTCTTCGTGGACGGCGTCGTCGTCGCGCGCAAGCGCGGCCGCGGCCGTCCGAGCAAGGCCGAGGTGCTCGCCCGTGAGGCCGAGCGCCAGGCGCAGGAGGCGTCGCGCGTCGAGGCCGGGGCGTCAGTCGGCGCCTCGACGGCGGCCTGA
- a CDS encoding PDZ domain-containing protein, which translates to MSDAPSFDALLTEDEHVPPPVTRRSLTFGISLLATTLLVAGLAILPAPYAVRSPGPTEDTLGEQDGTPLISITGAETFDSTGELRLTTVSVAGGPGYPVNLGQVVQGWFDRSRSVRPVEEVFPTGRTKEETEQQGQAEMISSQENATVAALTELGYEVPATLTVEAAVPDSGSDGVVEPGDVIVALDGAPVPTYQDLIDGLAAVDPGADVTLGVLRDGTETDLTVTTTDGGDTALLGVFIDPTFDFPVDVSIQIEDIGGPSAGTMFALGIVDQLTPEDEANGVVIAGTGTMSVEGDVGPIGGIQQKLYGALRDGATWFLAPQANCPEVVGNVPDGLHVAAVSTLADARAAMEAIGAGEGDSLPTCEARG; encoded by the coding sequence GTGAGCGACGCCCCCTCCTTCGACGCCCTCCTCACGGAGGACGAGCACGTCCCGCCGCCCGTGACCCGACGGTCCCTGACGTTCGGCATCTCCCTGCTCGCGACGACGCTGCTCGTCGCGGGCCTCGCGATCCTGCCCGCGCCCTACGCGGTGCGGTCGCCGGGGCCCACGGAGGACACGCTCGGCGAGCAGGACGGCACGCCGCTCATCTCCATCACGGGCGCCGAGACGTTCGACTCGACGGGGGAGCTGCGCCTGACGACGGTCTCCGTCGCGGGCGGACCCGGCTACCCGGTGAACCTCGGTCAGGTCGTGCAGGGCTGGTTCGACCGGTCGCGCAGCGTGCGTCCGGTCGAGGAGGTCTTCCCGACGGGCCGCACCAAGGAGGAGACGGAGCAGCAGGGCCAGGCCGAGATGATCTCCTCGCAGGAGAACGCGACGGTCGCGGCGCTCACCGAGCTCGGGTACGAGGTGCCGGCGACGCTCACGGTCGAGGCGGCGGTCCCGGACAGCGGGTCGGACGGGGTCGTCGAGCCGGGCGACGTCATCGTCGCGCTCGACGGCGCCCCGGTCCCGACGTACCAGGACCTCATCGACGGGCTGGCCGCCGTCGACCCGGGCGCCGACGTCACCCTCGGCGTCCTGCGCGACGGCACGGAGACCGACCTCACGGTGACGACGACCGACGGCGGTGACACCGCGCTGCTCGGCGTGTTCATCGACCCGACCTTCGACTTCCCGGTCGACGTGTCGATCCAGATCGAAGACATCGGCGGCCCGAGCGCCGGGACGATGTTCGCGCTCGGCATCGTCGACCAGCTCACGCCCGAGGACGAGGCGAACGGCGTCGTCATCGCGGGCACGGGCACCATGAGCGTCGAGGGGGACGTCGGCCCGATCGGCGGCATCCAGCAGAAGCTGTACGGCGCCCTGCGCGACGGCGCGACGTGGTTCCTCGCGCCGCAGGCCAACTGCCCGGAGGTCGTGGGCAACGTGCCGGACGGCCTGCACGTCGCGGCGGTCTCGACGCTGGCCGACGCCCGCGCGGCCATGGAGGCGATCGGCGCGGGCGAGGGCGACTCCCTCCCGACGTGCGAGGCGCGCGGCTGA
- a CDS encoding PPA1309 family protein, whose product MPQPDDAAPSPAPAPGSGPDPVAPGGPTPQHALALAVHEIEVHAADAGWDAPPRLFALVATAGALAADPTLADRLPPDVVAAATADPHHLLSIEQEGFAVDGDLEDGLARVAWPATVDGAALVVERIVLPPAAEEGVPDDPDAALDYLTSHPDRQDVRLAVGVLRDGPAWCAVRSRAHDSATDVAGGPDLVPGLVTALRATLED is encoded by the coding sequence ATGCCCCAGCCTGACGACGCCGCTCCCTCCCCCGCTCCCGCACCCGGCTCCGGCCCCGACCCGGTCGCGCCCGGCGGCCCGACGCCGCAGCACGCCCTCGCGCTCGCCGTCCACGAGATCGAGGTGCACGCGGCGGACGCCGGCTGGGACGCCCCGCCCCGGCTCTTCGCGCTCGTCGCCACGGCCGGCGCGCTCGCGGCGGACCCGACGCTCGCGGACCGCCTGCCGCCCGACGTCGTCGCCGCGGCCACCGCGGACCCGCACCACCTGCTCTCGATCGAGCAGGAGGGCTTCGCCGTGGACGGCGACCTCGAGGACGGGCTCGCGCGCGTCGCGTGGCCCGCCACGGTCGACGGCGCCGCGCTCGTCGTCGAGCGGATCGTCCTGCCCCCGGCCGCCGAGGAGGGCGTGCCCGACGACCCCGACGCCGCGCTCGACTACCTCACGTCGCACCCGGACCGGCAGGACGTGCGCCTCGCCGTCGGGGTGCTGCGGGACGGTCCGGCCTGGTGCGCGGTCCGGTCGCGCGCGCACGACTCGGCGACCGACGTCGCGGGCGGCCCGGACCTCGTCCCGGGACTCGTCACCGCGCTGCGCGCCACGCTCGAGGACTGA